The following coding sequences lie in one Cyanobacterium stanieri LEGE 03274 genomic window:
- a CDS encoding response regulator transcription factor yields MSRILVIDDDPAISELVAINLEMAGYDISQAEDGIKGQALALQLQPDLIMLDLMLPKVDGFTVCQRLRRDERTANIPVLMLTALGQTKNKVEGFNAGADDYLTKPFEVEEMLARVKALLRRSDRTPQSAKHTEILNYGPLTIVPERFEVIWFEKTIKLTHLEFELLHCLLQRHGQTVSPSDILKEVWGYDPNDDIETIRVHVRHLRTKLEPDPRRPRYIKTVYGAGYCLELPSN; encoded by the coding sequence ATGTCTCGAATATTGGTCATTGATGATGATCCAGCGATCTCCGAATTAGTAGCAATTAACCTCGAAATGGCAGGGTATGACATATCCCAAGCCGAAGACGGTATAAAAGGTCAAGCCCTAGCCCTTCAATTGCAACCAGATCTGATTATGCTAGATCTTATGTTACCCAAAGTAGATGGTTTTACCGTTTGTCAAAGATTAAGGAGAGATGAACGGACAGCTAATATCCCTGTACTAATGTTAACGGCGCTGGGTCAAACAAAAAACAAAGTAGAAGGTTTTAACGCGGGGGCAGATGATTATTTAACGAAACCTTTTGAGGTGGAGGAAATGTTGGCAAGGGTAAAAGCCCTACTGCGTAGGAGCGATCGCACCCCCCAAAGTGCAAAACATACCGAAATTCTCAACTATGGGCCTTTAACCATCGTACCCGAAAGATTTGAAGTAATTTGGTTTGAGAAAACCATCAAACTAACCCATCTCGAATTTGAACTACTTCACTGTTTATTACAAAGACACGGACAAACCGTTTCCCCCAGTGATATTCTCAAAGAAGTATGGGGTTATGATCCCAATGATGACATCGAAACCATTAGGGTTCATGTGCGTCACCTGAGAACAAAACTAGAACCCGATCCCCGTCGCCCTCGTTATATTAAAACCGTTTACGGTGCTGGATATTGCTTGGAGTTACCCTCTAATTAG
- a CDS encoding tRNA (5-methylaminomethyl-2-thiouridine)(34)-methyltransferase MnmD gives MAYLETRLTEDGSHTFYSQQFKETFHSKYGAKKESEITYIKGCNIKEKLNSKNKIKVIDLCYGLGYNTASLLDLYQKINSNVSLDIFALEIDINVPQEAITNNLLSFYSSKTQDYLKRVVHDNKLNINNLNIELFIGDARQTIKKIIEQNIKADAIFFDPFSPPKCPQLWTVDFLKLVVQCLENDGILATYSCSAAVRKAMTLVGLNIGRNYTVGKRAPGTLATKNKIPLQPLSLMELEHLQTRAAIPYRDPSLTDNNINIIKRREKEQSLSTLESTSQWKKRWIIKEQ, from the coding sequence ATGGCATATTTAGAAACAAGATTAACTGAAGATGGTTCTCATACTTTTTATTCTCAACAATTTAAAGAAACATTTCACAGTAAATATGGAGCAAAAAAAGAATCAGAAATAACCTATATTAAAGGTTGTAATATAAAGGAAAAACTTAATAGTAAAAACAAGATTAAAGTTATCGATCTTTGTTATGGTTTAGGATATAACACGGCTTCACTATTAGATTTATATCAAAAGATCAATAGTAATGTAAGTTTAGATATTTTTGCCTTAGAAATAGATATAAATGTTCCTCAAGAAGCTATTACTAATAATCTTTTATCCTTTTATTCCTCAAAAACACAAGACTATTTAAAAAGAGTTGTCCATGATAACAAGTTGAATATTAATAATTTAAATATAGAATTATTTATTGGTGACGCTAGACAAACTATAAAAAAAATAATAGAACAAAATATTAAAGCTGATGCAATTTTTTTTGATCCTTTTTCTCCCCCTAAATGTCCTCAATTATGGACTGTAGATTTTTTAAAATTGGTGGTTCAATGTTTAGAAAATGATGGGATTTTAGCCACTTATTCTTGTTCGGCGGCGGTGAGAAAAGCAATGACATTGGTGGGATTAAATATTGGTAGGAATTATACTGTGGGTAAACGAGCGCCCGGCACCCTCGCCACTAAAAATAAGATTCCACTACAACCCTTATCATTAATGGAGTTAGAACATTTACAAACTCGGGCCGCTATTCCTTATCGTGACCCTAGCTTAACGGATAATAACATTAATATTATTAAACGTCGAGAAAAAGAACAGTCTTTATCAACTTTAGAATCTACAAGTCAATGGAAAAAGCGATGGATAATTAAAGAGCAATAA
- a CDS encoding Tic22 family protein: MLKKKSIINTIRNASIVGATVISCWLTPMGKLLALPQEAIVEKLESIPVFTIADGEGAPLVATDGENGNRRVAGVFISKTDANNFVEQLKQNNPELGSQVQVIPVSLAEVYEMSEANADQPNGLRFAYVPRQADVEQARQLNSEYSGGVPLFVATAGDDQGYLTVRQGDQEFIPFFFEQSQVNALVNSFKQSQPDMADSIEIEVVVLEGFISALQQGDDELLDRIILWPSQESIQFIQENSPQLQGE, translated from the coding sequence ATGTTAAAAAAGAAATCTATCATAAATACTATTCGTAATGCAAGTATCGTTGGAGCAACCGTCATTAGTTGTTGGTTGACACCCATGGGCAAATTATTGGCTTTACCCCAAGAGGCGATCGTTGAAAAGCTAGAATCTATTCCTGTTTTTACCATTGCCGATGGAGAAGGAGCGCCCTTAGTGGCCACTGATGGTGAAAACGGTAACAGACGAGTAGCTGGGGTGTTTATCAGTAAAACTGACGCTAATAATTTTGTAGAGCAATTAAAACAAAATAATCCCGAATTAGGCTCTCAAGTGCAGGTGATTCCCGTCTCTTTAGCGGAAGTTTATGAGATGTCAGAGGCTAACGCCGATCAACCCAATGGTCTTAGATTTGCCTATGTACCTCGTCAGGCAGATGTTGAACAGGCTAGACAGTTAAATTCTGAATATTCTGGGGGTGTGCCTTTATTTGTGGCTACCGCAGGGGATGACCAAGGTTATCTTACCGTGAGACAAGGGGATCAAGAATTTATACCTTTCTTTTTTGAGCAATCCCAAGTTAACGCATTGGTAAACAGTTTTAAACAGTCTCAACCAGATATGGCCGACTCCATTGAAATTGAAGTGGTTGTTTTAGAAGGGTTTATTTCGGCACTTCAACAGGGAGATGATGAGTTATTAGATAGGATTATTCTTTGGCCTTCCCAAGAGTCGATCCAATTTATTCAAGAAAATTCCCCTCAATTACAAGGAGAATAA
- a CDS encoding PP2C family protein-serine/threonine phosphatase, whose translation MAHILIIDDDRTIQILLTRTLKKSGYEVSIASDGITGLELAEKIKPALIISDWLMPRMGGLDVCWQVKQNPALATTFFILITSKISVDDRVQGLDAGADDFICKPIDLQELKARVRAGLRLHQLSQDLQKQKQLLEQQKKLLEKQKHQLETELSEAADYVSVVLPESLRHEKINIDFRFIPSRQLGGDIFDYFFLDEENIVFYLLDVSGHGLGAALPSISTFNLLRYGNLGKVNYKEPNQVLFSLNNFFQMSNKNDKYLTIWYGIYNINSNKLTFSSAGHPPAIYVYQDNSDKFQVLKLKTPGLPIGMFPNVNYDNSSYEIESPSTLYIFSDGIYEIIGKDKQMWGIDNFSAILEKESDLDKILAQAKSHNDSDYFSDDLSIMKIEFK comes from the coding sequence ATGGCGCACATTCTCATCATAGACGATGATCGAACAATTCAAATTCTCCTCACTAGAACCCTCAAAAAAAGTGGCTATGAAGTCAGTATCGCCTCCGATGGCATCACAGGTTTAGAATTAGCCGAAAAAATTAAACCAGCCCTAATCATATCCGATTGGTTAATGCCCCGTATGGGAGGTTTGGATGTATGTTGGCAAGTAAAACAAAATCCCGCCCTTGCTACCACCTTTTTTATTCTCATTACCTCTAAAATATCCGTTGATGATAGAGTGCAAGGATTAGATGCAGGGGCCGACGACTTTATTTGTAAGCCCATTGACTTACAAGAATTAAAAGCCAGAGTTAGGGCAGGATTAAGACTACATCAACTTAGTCAAGATTTACAAAAGCAAAAACAACTTTTAGAACAACAGAAAAAACTACTAGAAAAACAAAAGCATCAACTAGAAACAGAATTATCAGAAGCCGCCGATTATGTTAGTGTCGTCTTACCCGAATCTTTACGCCATGAAAAAATTAATATCGATTTTCGTTTTATTCCTTCTCGTCAACTAGGAGGAGATATTTTTGATTACTTTTTTTTAGATGAAGAAAATATAGTTTTTTATTTATTAGATGTTTCTGGTCATGGTTTAGGGGCCGCACTTCCTTCTATTTCTACTTTTAATTTATTACGTTATGGTAATCTTGGAAAAGTGAATTATAAAGAACCTAATCAGGTTTTATTTAGCCTGAATAACTTCTTTCAAATGAGTAATAAAAATGATAAATATTTAACTATTTGGTATGGTATATATAATATCAATAGTAATAAATTAACCTTCTCTAGTGCAGGACATCCCCCCGCTATTTATGTTTATCAAGACAACTCAGATAAATTTCAAGTTTTAAAACTCAAAACCCCTGGACTACCCATTGGAATGTTTCCCAATGTTAATTACGACAATAGTAGTTATGAGATTGAATCCCCTTCCACTTTATATATTTTTAGTGACGGAATTTATGAAATAATCGGCAAAGATAAACAGATGTGGGGCATAGATAATTTTAGTGCGATTCTGGAAAAAGAATCAGACTTAGATAAAATTTTAGCTCAAGCAAAATCTCATAATGATAGTGACTATTTTTCTGACGATTTATCAATTATGAAAATAGAATTTAAGTAG
- a CDS encoding RNA-guided endonuclease TnpB family protein: MINLNFEYRIYPELLQEQTLLEWLFVCKKVYNYCLGERKDWMKSRKSWVDRCSLNREYIIPADTKYPDYYHQKRQLTEAKKTNPELKAVQSQVLQEVVGKVDKAFRAFHQRGIGYPRFRKKIRSMVFPQFKTCPIVGDKIKLPKIGSVKIILHRPIPEGFVVKQVQVVQKASGWYAICTIQSEGDIPNPIPDLSYSSLGIDLGFEKIIHTSKNESICRPRFLLDLQGQLKSLQRKLKNKEKSSANWLKVSRKIALLHEKIHRKRKQYHYELSHHLCNQAKMIFIEDISPKAWGKGLLRKHSLDFAFGAFMEILAHVAKKRDVYLLKVNKDYTSQTCPNCGTLTGKKPLNERVHHCSECGFTCDRDYASSLVIEQRGLIAVGQMVLQSVEDNGIGAVEKSTARATQRSRKAK, from the coding sequence TTTTGTATGCAAAAAAGTTTACAATTACTGCTTGGGGGAAAGAAAAGACTGGATGAAGTCAAGGAAGTCTTGGGTAGATAGATGCTCTCTTAATAGAGAATATATTATCCCTGCGGATACCAAATACCCTGACTACTACCACCAAAAGCGACAATTGACGGAAGCAAAAAAGACTAACCCAGAATTAAAAGCGGTTCAGTCTCAGGTACTTCAAGAAGTAGTGGGAAAAGTAGATAAGGCTTTTCGAGCCTTTCATCAAAGGGGGATAGGATACCCACGATTTCGGAAGAAAATACGCTCGATGGTATTCCCCCAGTTTAAAACTTGCCCCATAGTTGGTGACAAGATTAAACTCCCCAAGATTGGCTCTGTAAAGATAATCTTGCATCGACCTATCCCTGAAGGATTTGTGGTCAAACAAGTTCAGGTGGTTCAAAAAGCATCAGGTTGGTATGCTATTTGTACAATCCAATCGGAGGGGGATATACCCAACCCCATACCTGATTTGAGTTATTCTAGTCTAGGTATAGATTTGGGTTTTGAAAAAATTATACATACCAGTAAAAATGAATCTATATGTAGACCGAGGTTTTTACTAGACTTACAAGGGCAGCTTAAATCGCTCCAACGTAAGTTAAAAAACAAGGAAAAGAGTTCAGCAAACTGGTTAAAAGTATCTCGAAAGATAGCCTTGCTCCATGAGAAAATTCACCGCAAAAGGAAGCAATATCATTATGAATTGAGTCATCATCTATGTAACCAAGCAAAAATGATATTTATAGAGGATATTTCCCCCAAAGCATGGGGGAAGGGGTTATTGCGTAAGCATTCCCTAGATTTTGCTTTTGGTGCTTTCATGGAGATACTAGCCCATGTGGCAAAAAAAAGAGACGTATATCTCCTTAAGGTTAATAAGGATTATACGTCCCAAACTTGTCCGAATTGCGGTACTCTGACAGGGAAAAAACCATTGAACGAAAGAGTCCATCATTGCTCTGAATGTGGCTTTACTTGCGACCGTGACTATGCAAGTAGCCTAGTGATAGAGCAGAGAGGATTAATAGCCGTTGGGCAAATGGTGTTGCAGTCTGTGGAGGATAATGGTATCGGGGCTGTAGAGAAATCTACAGCTAGAGCCACCCAAAGAAGCAGAAAAGCCAAATAG
- a CDS encoding 5-(carboxyamino)imidazole ribonucleotide synthase has protein sequence MTRVGVIGGGQLAWMMAKEAPTQKIILSVQTPSSDDSAVSLADNVILAPIDSMEGTKKLAQKCDVITFENEFVDLEALQTLAEKGVCFRPSLNSLAPLLDKYEQRCFLKSLGLPVPRFKNFERVEDLESFGFPLVLKVRRHGYDGQGTMIVKSAQELESALKTLGNVPFLVEEFIPFECELAVIVARGLDGMVCNYPVVETFQQNQVCRWTIAPANVTIAQTEEVKRIAHKLLTALDYVGVMGIELFLGKNGQILVNETAPRTHNSGHYTLNGCITSQFALQLQAVTGKPLGNLSFQKQGAIMVNLLGLNHPHPPYEEKLQKISTIEDAFIHWYEKTESRPGRKMGHITVLTNYDTITHARAIVEQIEAIWYDLA, from the coding sequence ATGACAAGAGTAGGTGTTATCGGGGGAGGGCAATTAGCATGGATGATGGCAAAGGAAGCCCCGACACAAAAGATTATATTATCGGTACAAACTCCTAGTAGTGATGATTCAGCCGTGAGTCTAGCTGATAACGTTATATTAGCCCCCATAGATTCTATGGAGGGGACAAAAAAACTGGCTCAAAAATGTGATGTGATAACCTTTGAAAATGAATTTGTTGATCTTGAAGCTCTACAAACCTTAGCAGAAAAAGGGGTTTGTTTTCGTCCTTCCCTTAACAGTTTAGCTCCTTTGTTGGATAAGTATGAGCAAAGATGTTTTTTAAAAAGTCTTGGTTTGCCTGTACCTCGGTTTAAAAATTTTGAGAGGGTGGAGGATTTAGAAAGTTTTGGTTTTCCCTTAGTGTTGAAGGTGCGTCGTCATGGTTATGATGGACAGGGTACAATGATTGTTAAATCTGCTCAGGAGTTGGAATCTGCGTTAAAAACATTGGGTAATGTACCTTTTTTGGTAGAAGAATTTATTCCCTTTGAGTGTGAATTGGCGGTAATTGTAGCTAGGGGGTTGGATGGCATGGTTTGTAATTATCCTGTGGTGGAAACCTTTCAACAAAATCAAGTTTGTCGTTGGACGATCGCCCCTGCTAATGTTACCATAGCTCAAACAGAAGAAGTAAAAAGGATCGCCCATAAACTATTGACAGCGCTAGATTATGTGGGAGTCATGGGCATCGAATTATTTTTAGGAAAAAATGGGCAAATTTTAGTCAATGAAACTGCCCCCCGTACCCATAATTCTGGACACTATACCCTAAATGGTTGCATCACTTCTCAATTTGCCCTACAACTTCAAGCGGTTACGGGAAAACCACTGGGAAATTTAAGTTTTCAAAAACAAGGGGCTATCATGGTTAACCTATTGGGGTTAAATCATCCTCATCCCCCCTATGAAGAAAAATTACAGAAAATAAGTACCATCGAAGACGCTTTCATTCATTGGTATGAAAAAACAGAATCCCGTCCAGGGCGTAAAATGGGTCATATCACTGTTTTAACTAACTATGATACTATTACCCATGCAAGGGCGATCGTTGAGCAAATAGAGGCAATCTGGTATGACTTAGCCTAG
- a CDS encoding GldG family protein, producing MKNYKLYLSFIGIFLLSAGVIVSFLSETASLVGFIVLGLGVLVLGFVVISYLYQNKGFWAMRSTEATTNALVSTGSVILILGVINYLGINYSWRVDLTENQIFTLSPESRELVSNLDEPLRVYVFDSPANPNDRTLLEDYQRNNNLFEYEFVDPQIRFSLAQEFGVQRKGDVYIEKGNQRQLVQTVSPNSRLTETALTNAIATIQRTEQPIVYILQGHGEPTLEEGENSFSQAITNLTDRGYVVQGLNLTTTPLVPPNADVLIMGSGTRELLEGEVRAIEKFVNNGGSLLVMYDAQSPVSLNPLFVEWGIVLHDGLIVDGSGTGDVFGLGPSVTFVVDYGNHPITSNFDNGISIFPFARAILTTQEENITPNPLLLTNPQTWAENDLTQDTIEFNPQEDLPGPLNVGVALVRENPDAQTESNTQTPENTPPATSESENETSQEEDLSQGDLPQPPPINEPNPVPIQENNIPELPPETRMVVIGNSTFATNGWFSQQLNSDIWLNSIAWLSGADESELSISPKLPNNRRLNIENIHVTLISWLALFIIPALGFGASILIWWRRSK from the coding sequence ATGAAAAATTATAAGTTATATTTATCGTTTATCGGTATTTTTTTGTTATCGGCTGGTGTTATTGTTAGTTTTTTGTCGGAAACCGCTTCTCTAGTTGGTTTTATTGTTTTGGGCTTGGGTGTTTTGGTTTTGGGATTTGTGGTGATTTCTTATCTTTATCAAAATAAAGGTTTTTGGGCAATGCGCTCGACGGAGGCAACCACTAATGCTTTAGTTTCTACGGGTTCGGTTATTCTGATTTTAGGGGTAATTAATTATTTGGGGATTAATTATTCTTGGCGGGTAGATTTGACGGAAAATCAAATTTTTACTCTTTCTCCTGAGTCTCGGGAATTGGTGAGTAATTTGGATGAGCCTTTGAGAGTATATGTTTTTGATAGTCCTGCGAATCCTAACGATCGCACCTTACTGGAAGATTATCAACGTAATAATAACTTATTTGAATATGAATTTGTCGATCCTCAGATTAGATTTAGTTTAGCCCAAGAATTTGGAGTTCAGAGAAAAGGTGATGTATATATAGAAAAGGGAAATCAAAGACAGTTGGTGCAGACGGTTTCCCCTAATAGTCGTCTCACGGAAACAGCGCTTACCAATGCAATCGCCACTATCCAACGCACAGAACAACCGATAGTATATATATTACAGGGTCATGGTGAACCTACCCTTGAGGAGGGTGAAAATAGCTTCTCTCAAGCCATAACTAATCTAACCGATAGGGGTTATGTGGTACAAGGATTAAATCTCACCACCACTCCCCTAGTGCCTCCTAACGCTGATGTTTTAATTATGGGTAGTGGTACAAGAGAACTACTAGAAGGAGAAGTAAGGGCGATCGAAAAATTCGTCAATAACGGTGGCAGTCTATTAGTGATGTATGATGCCCAAAGCCCCGTCAGTTTAAACCCCCTTTTTGTGGAATGGGGAATCGTGCTTCATGATGGCTTAATCGTAGATGGCTCAGGCACTGGAGACGTATTTGGTTTAGGCCCATCTGTCACCTTTGTTGTCGATTATGGCAATCATCCCATAACCAGTAACTTTGATAACGGAATAAGTATTTTTCCATTCGCTCGGGCAATTTTAACCACCCAAGAAGAAAATATTACCCCCAACCCTCTTTTATTAACCAATCCTCAGACATGGGCAGAAAATGACTTAACCCAAGATACCATTGAATTTAACCCACAAGAAGATCTTCCAGGCCCTTTAAACGTAGGTGTTGCCCTAGTTAGAGAAAATCCCGACGCTCAAACTGAGTCCAACACACAAACCCCCGAAAATACTCCACCAGCAACCTCAGAATCAGAAAATGAGACTTCCCAAGAAGAAGACTTATCCCAAGGAGATTTACCCCAACCACCTCCCATAAACGAACCAAATCCCGTACCCATTCAAGAAAATAATATCCCCGAATTACCCCCAGAAACAAGAATGGTAGTTATCGGTAACTCAACCTTTGCCACCAATGGTTGGTTTTCCCAACAACTTAACAGCGATATTTGGCTCAATTCCATTGCTTGGTTATCTGGTGCGGATGAATCGGAATTATCTATTAGTCCTAAATTACCAAATAATCGCCGTCTCAATATTGAAAATATTCACGTTACCTTAATCAGTTGGTTAGCCCTATTTATCATCCCTGCCTTGGGTTTTGGGGCGAGTATCTTGATTTGGTGGAGGAGGAGTAAATAA